From one Vigna radiata var. radiata cultivar VC1973A unplaced genomic scaffold, Vradiata_ver6 scaffold_372, whole genome shotgun sequence genomic stretch:
- the LOC106780168 gene encoding T-complex protein 1 subunit theta-like, which produces MGFNIQPYGIQSMLKEGHKHLSGLDEAVLKNIDACKQLSTITRTSLGPNGMNKMVINHLDKLFVTNDAATIVNELEVQHPAAKILVLAGKAQQEEIGDGANLTISFAGELLQGAEELIRMGLHPSEIISGYTKAINKTVQILDDLVEEGSETMDVRDKEQIVSRMKAAVASXQFGLENTICSLVADACIQVCPKNPANFNVDNIRVAKLLGGGLHNSTVVRGMVLKSDAVGTVKQAEKAKVAVFAGGVDTSATETKGTVLIHSAEQLENYSKTEEAKIEELIKAVADSGAKVIVSGGAVGEMALHFCERYKLMVLKISSKFELRRFCRTTGSVAMLKLSQPNPDDLGYVDSVSVQEIGGFRVTIVKNEEGGNSVATVVLRGSTDSILDDLERAVDDGVNTYKAMCRDSRINAGLNAMEIISSLYAEHASGNAKVGIDLEGGCKDVSTLSIWDLHVTKLFALKYAVDAACTVLRVDQIIMAKPAGGPRRGEQPAGADED; this is translated from the exons ATGGGTTTTAACATTCAACCCTATGGGATTCAATCCATGCTCAAGGAAGGCCACAAACACCTTTCTGGTCTAGACGAGGCGGTTCTCAAGAACATCGACGCCTGCAAACAACTATCCACTATAACTCGAACTTCCCTTGGTCCCAATG GTATGAATAAGATGGTTATAAATCATTTGGACAAGCTTTTTGTCACGAATGACGCTGCGACAATTGTGAACGAACTTGAAGTTCAACATCCTGCTGCCAAGATTTTGGTTTTGGCCGGGAAGGCTCAACAAGAGGAGATTGGGGATGGAGCTAACTTAACTATTTCATTTGCTGGGGAGCTCCTGCAGGGTGCCGAGGAACTTATCAGGATGGGTTTGCATCCGAGCGAGATAATCAGTGGATACACTAAAGCAATCAACAAG ACTGTTCAAATATTGGATGATCTGGTTGAGGAAGGTTCGGAGACTATGGATGTTCGTGATAAGGAGCAAATTGTTTCTCGAATGAAAGCAGCGGTTGCTAGCANGCAGTTTGGTCTAGAAAATACCATATGCTCACTTGTTGCTGAT GCATGCATCCAAGTATGTCCGAAAAACCCAGCAAACTTTAATGTGGACAACATTCGTGTTGCAAAGCTCTTGGGAGGGGGCTTGCATAACAGCACAGTAGTTCGAGGAATGGTGTTGAAGAGTGATGCTGTTGGGACTGTAAAGCAAGCAGAGAAGGCAAAG GTTGCTGTGTTTGCTGGTGGTGTTGATACATCAGCAACTGAGACTAAAGGAACTGTCCTCATACATTCAGCAGAGCAG ctggaaaattattcaaaaactgAAGAGGCTAAAATAGAGGAGCTCATCAAGGCAGTAGCAGATTCTGGTGCCAAAGTGATTGTCAGTGGAGGAGCAGTTGGAGAGATGGCTTTGCATTTCTGTGAGCGTTACAA GCTTATGGTTCTGAAAATCAGCTCAAAGTTTGAACTACGNCGATTTTGCAGAACAACTGGTTCTGTTGCTATG TTGAAACTCAGCCAACCGAATCCAGATGATCTTGGATATGTGGATTCTGTTTCAGTTCAGGAAATTGGTGGTTTCAGG GTGACTATTGTCAAAAATGAAGAGGGTGGAAATTCTGTGGCCACTGTTGTTCTACGAGGAAGTACTGATAGTATACTAGATGATCTTGAAAGAGCAGTGGATGATGGAGTGAACACTTACAAG GCCATGTGCAGGGATAGCCGTATT AATGCTGGGTTAAATGCAATGGAGATCATATCTTCGCTATATGCAGAACATGCATCTGGAAATGCCAAAGTTGGCATTGATTTGGAAGGTGGCTGTAAGGATGTTTCAACCTTGAGCATTTGGGATCTCCATGTGACTAA GCTCTTTGCTCTTAAATATGCTGTAGATGCTGCATGCACTGTACTACGAGTTGACCAG atTATCATGGCAAAACCAGCTGGTGGTCCAAGGAGAGGAGAGCAACCTGCAGGCGCAGATGAAGATTAA
- the LOC111240895 gene encoding uncharacterized protein LOC111240895, translating to MKQLLIRKNSGERTPMNVNVTTGMATGRYADDFRSYLGVVARDKISILVPSFDHVSEVDQNIIWNDILLTFDIPNVTSLRNKCLSTVAENFRNFKSKLTSRYIYGKHKHKTPCSLYKSIDEETWRLFKESRMSEEWQVSIVDIIQFFINKYISYELIN from the exons ATGAAACAACTATTGATCAGGAaaaatagtggtgaaagaactccGATGAATGTGAATGTCACCACGGGTATGGCAACTGGCCGCTATGCagatgacttccgatcataccttggagtgGTGGCACGTGATAAGATTAGCATTCTCGTTCCATCTTTTGATCATGTGTCCGAGGTTGATCAGAACATTATttggaacgatatattg ctgacatttgacattccaaatgtcacatcacttagaaataagtgtttgtcaactgtTGCAGAAAATTTCAGAAACTTTAAAAGCAAGTTGACATCAAGATACATCTATGGAAAGCATAAACATAAGACTCCATGTTCTTtatataagtccattgatgaggagacttggcggcTTTTTAAAGAAAGTCGGATGTCAGAGGAATGgcaggttagtatagttgatattattcaattcttcattaacaaatatatatcatatgaactaattaattaa